TATTTCGAAGGTCGCGTTAAACGCAGAAATAACTTACTGTAGGCATGCAGCTTTCTAGGTCTTCATCATTCACATTCATTTCGAGAACGGACTTGTCCGTGAATATCAGCATAATTATAGAAAACATTGTCATTTCTATatactttattcaaaaatataggCAACTTTAGGTCTTCCTCATTCACATTCATTTCGAGAACGGACTTGTTTGTGAATATCAACATAATTATAGAAAACATTGTCATTTCTATatactttattcaaaaatataaattcataaaatataagaagtacgtgtatatatatacctgtaaaaaaatCAACCACATAATGTATACATAATAGTTATACTCACATTGAGATATAACTTGAAAATTCAGCACACAAATGATCATGATAATATATTTAAGACTATATTTGATTTTCTCCTTAAAACGACAGTAATTATTCATACATTTCAACGTTCCGGAAAACACACATTTCCACGATCCATTGCATGTTAATACTTCTGTAATagattcaaatataaatatatacttgtacatgtacatgtatttacaactgttttgaGTTGGCTGCACTGGCTAATCTTGAGACACCGACTAAATTTGAGACAATGTATGGGGTTTGtcaaataatatacaaaatatttgcaatgtTAGTACAAATTAATTTTCGTTTGTTGTATAAATCTTATGCTGAGAAAAACTGCCTTAAAACAAgtgctacatgtatacttttctggtttgaacatattctattgtatatacatgtatatattgatatacaatgggttcgaacacaagttttAGCAACTTATTTGATTCTCAGCccaatacatatattttacaattgtcATAAAACATGATATGTGCCTTTCTAATTCTTGATTAATGCATCATTGATTTCAACGTAATAAACATACGTGGGACTTCTTTCTTTAGATGAAAGCACCAATAGAATATACGTATACCATTGTACATGAAGAGTCCTAcatctatatataaaagctaTGGGAAGGTAATCATTTACACTGCTTGCATCACTCTGATTTAATTTTACGCATAGAACCCCCATAGGAATACGGCTAATGTCATGAGAATAACGGCGTTGACACTGGTCACAATCTTCTGGTTCTTGGACTCGTGGATGGAGTTCTGCTTGCGCTCCAGGGCCTTCTGTTGCTCCTCTGTCAACTCTATCGCGGCCTCCATCTTCTCTACCCCACATATCCATTGTAGGGCAGTCTTATATATTGGCTGGCCCTCCTCCACgtgagctgaaataaataaataataagcaattcatgaaaaaaaaaaatcaataaaacgcaattttttgaaattaaaaacattaaatagggaaaaaaattgtttaaacacaattattttttttaaatttcgtagtttaagaatattaaaaaattaataatatgttaccttaattttaatttggtgattttataatttttaggattttgatttaaacttaaattttataatttaaaaatcagttCGTCTTTCCTCATTGACTAAAGCTGAATGTGATCAGGACTTACCGAAGTTTTTGAACGCAACTTTGTGCTTCCTATTCTCTAGCTCCTTCTGGTCCTTCTCAGCATCAATATCCTCCCGCTCGGCCGTGTCAAAGCGACCCCAGAAAGTCAGGCGGTGAAGCTAAATACACACAAACGAACAACATTACAAAGATAGTAAACGcaaacatatgtattttttttattagcaaGTTGATATAAAACCTTTGGTACCCAAGATGACAAACTCAGTCTCTTGCTAAATATACATAATGACATACTGGTAAAGAACATGTCATTTTTCATGCATGTAATatctattttttcttaaattcaatttattttttaaaaagtgtattttgtcatgaaaaattaTGGATTACttaatagaaaattaaaatttaaaacgaagaaacgataattttttttcgttaCAGGTTTATTTCACCAACTTCAAATGTTGAACTAGatgttaatgataattttattaggaaaatcaaaatgaaataaaaacacatcCTCATGCTATATACACAACATTGTAAGCAGACTTACACATTTCTCTGGGATGGGCGGCGTGAGCAGACTGATGATGATTGTACAGAAGAAGACGATGGCGAACAGAATAATGCCGAAGTGGAGGTAGTGGACCTTCTTGATGATGTCCGGCCGGTTGTCGCCGGACTCTCCACACGCCGGCACGCTGTACGCGTACTCCCAGATAAACCGGGTCAGCCCCACCACTAGCCCGATCATCAGACCGTAAAACGCTCCCTAGAAGGAAAAGAAAACCACCTATGTACGTATATTACAGCCtttctttcatttataataagtttatcaaaattattcatAGCCTTTTACAGTATAGCCTTGTTAACGCGGGCACATTGTTTCCGAAACTGTACAGAAGAATGAGTGATTTAGAGTTACtgaagaccaaaaaaaaatcgatagCCCAAATATAAGCTAAAATAATATCTCAGCGGGCTAATGTAAATGCTAGAAATGAGTGTAGTGTTACCGGTTCGTTGGTCCGTTTCCAGAACACCGCCAGGACATAGACAGCGCAGACGGGCGGCGCCAGGAACGAGGTGATGGCCTGGATGTAGTGGAACAGCTCCGACACGTTCTGTACGACGGGGATCCAGGCGATGGAGATACCGACCAACACCAGGACACACAGcctacagacagacagacagataggtGAACAGATAACCAAGAAAGAAGATCGACGAACGAACACACAGcctacagacagacagacagataggtGAACAGATAACCAATAGAAAGAAGATCGACGAACGAACACACAGcctacagacagacagacagataggtGAACAGATAACCAATAGAAAGAAGATCGACGAACGAACAAACATACAATGGAGATACCGACCAACaccagtatataaatagtgcctgtttgggagggtaacagttgaaattgacacccgagaaaaccattgtcaaccttcgcgtcggttgacaatggttttcgaggggtgtcaatttcaactgatATCCTCTTAAACAGGCACTatctattttattatactgaatgtcttaattttagaatttttttttactgctttcgtatagaaatgacgtgaattctacggcgaaccgtacgcgcataatttacgcgcatgtaacaattcgttgtgttgcccgttgccaagtgtgttgctaacactgagggtaatagaacggattatcaactgcgtcttaaccaatcagatttcagtatttaacatgaaagtataataacacATATTTTCCACCGACAAACAGTTTTATACTGTACATAGACAAATAGACAGAGAGgttgaaaaaattaacaaatataaaaacgCAGACATCCAAACAGAAAGACGGAGAGATTGTCAGACAGACAACGAGAGAAAGGGCAAATACAGATGTCTTGCCAATAGATACCAGAACTGACATCTGGGTTCAAACATATAATACATTGCTGATATTTCATTGCAGTGCAACTGTTTTTGCAAGTGTGGGGACGAGGGTAATGGTGATCTGAAATTGCAAACGAACATTTGAGCATTGAAATTAAGGATTTGCAGCATACCTTCCGACAATCATGAGTTCTACGTCATTAGCGTGTGTTCGAATACGCTTGTAGATGTCGATGGTAAAAATTGTGCTGGTGCTATTAAAGATGGAGGTCAAGGACGAAATAAGGGCAGACATCATGACGGACAACATCAGCCCCCTCAGTCCTGCCGGCATGACTTCAATCACAAGATCAGGGTAGGCGATGTTCGTACATCCGGACCGACTACCGCACTCTCTCTCACAAATATCCGGATCTGCGCAGCCAACGGTATCTAAGGGAAAACGaacagataaaaatatcatcttatccataaatatatttatccaaTTAATGTCGCGTacaatgttatttatttttatgccaTCAATTAACCCCAATACAGACGGATTGAACCTGGACTCCTTAATCATGTTTAATGATGATTACTATACAGGTAACGTATTTATTGATCAACCTGTTTGTTTTAAGTTCTTTTTTCACCTGGGAACAGGATCCTGGACATCATTCCGGGGAACACAATGAGAAACAGGGGCGTAAATTTCAGGTATCCGGCTAAGATGGTTCCTGCTTTGGCGTTTGCAATGTTCTTGGCGGCAAGAGCTCTCTGAACAATGACCTAAAAAgattgtttgaatatttttttaaaacacaatataAAACTCAAGTCAATAAAATTATCGACCATAATGTTTATAAAgttacatataaaacacaagGGGAAAAATGATCATCTATACTGTAGACATGGATGTTTTGGCGGAGTAAATATTTACAACTCGTCTATGATATAAGCGTTTGcgttgggatttttttttctttttctttttttaaagaaagaacaaATAAATGTGTCATTCATTGTGTACTTCGAAGCATCTTCTCAAACTGTTCGCTTCGTGATTAGTTGCATTAGAGATTCTTCCCTACCCCTCCCCCATACACACATAAAATCCCCGCTCGGTGGAGTACTCACTTGATCAGAACACCAGTACCAGACAGAGGAGATCGTCAGTCCAAAGAAGATGCCGGGCCAGGGCAGGGAGCCGTCGTCATAGACCCTCACCAGGTTCATCGAGTTCTCGGGGGGTATACCGCACTTCCAGTACGGGTAGCTGGCATTGCCGTAGTTCAGTAACGTTGTATTGGGGTAGGCTTCGAAAAATCTCCGCACCACTTCTTCGTACCCTCCAACGCGAACAAAACCTGAAGGACAGAAAACAATGTATGTGTCTTCTGAGATGGCAATGCTTTTCAgatttgtatttacatgtacatatatatatatatatatatatatatatatatatatatatatatatatatatatatatatatatatatatatatatatatatatatatatatatatatatatatatatatatataccactTTAAAAtggatcttttttaaaatccatgatgaataaaattttgtgaaattaacatttaattaatgaaatgtCAGACATTTTTTAGTTTAACTGGAGTGTGTTTATGATCTAGTTGTTCAAATGCGCCACAGATTGGTCGTAGTTGTTTTGGCCAATGAAGTACGGTATATGTACACTTACTCATCACCATGAGGATGAAAGCTCCGATGACCATGATCAACACCTGAATGGAGTCGGTCCATATCACAGCGGTCAGTCCGCCTAAACGAGAAAAACAGTTCATCTGTTAAATTACTCTTCCGTCAACTATTTATATTACAAGAAGATCCTACATAGAGAGTTGCAATTTTTTTCGTTCACTAGTTTACCTGTGATTGTAAAGAGGGCAGCTATGATGAGAAGAATGATAATGGCCAAATAGAGGTCAAAGCCCTTAAAGGTCCGCAAGATGAACAACGCACCAGAAAACAAGTCCGCCTAAAAAAGCAATTCGACATTATATTGAAAGTTGTTTGAAACAGTTTTATCAAGGATCATAAAGATTTTATGTATTCTCCTCACTCTCTCTTTCTTTCCACCataaaaatacatcaattttaaaggatataaagaaaacatttctctcattttacaggtttttttactctctctctctctctctcttctctctctctctttttctctctctctgtacgaCTTACTGAAATCTTGGTGAAGACATAGAGCAGTAGAGCCAGTACTGAGAGGTACACACGGATCCTGCTGCCCCCGAACCTCTTCTTCAGGTACTCCGGCATTGTGAACAcctgaaaattcatttaatttgaacaaattgtaaaaatgaaattgtttcaGGTTTATTAGCAATTTTCttttgtagatacatgtatataaaggctaaaaaaaaatttaggcgccagttttgcaaaaaaatattaattttgatccTTTTTATCCATTAATGAATACGTGTATTAGTACAAGTATACTGATGTGATTCAAGAGACTTACGCCAGCGGCCACATAGACAGGGACAAACAACCATCCCAACAGCATCAGGATGAATATGGCCTGGAATACGAACGGTTTTTCAAAACATTGAATCATTATAAATCATAACAATAACAAGTTTACAGCCTTTTTTCCTCttctcaattttcaatatctacGGGTTTTataaatggtaaaaaaattaaaacaaatacaaaacacAAATTACGTTGAGTTCGAAGACTGCCACTCCTATCCCGTTAGAGGCCCCTGATCCGGCCAGGCCCACAAAGTGACCACTTCCGATGTTACTGGCGAACAGGGAAAGACCAACCTACAGAAAGCAGCATAACATAGGTGTATAAAAAGGTATTTCAAAAGGTATAAGAAATACTATTTAGATTATGTTTAAtctcaaatatatcaaatttgtgtagaaaataaaatattactttagCTAAACgtctctttttcttttcttttttattggggggggggggggggggtcggttaTATGAGAAATCTCGGGACTGACTtgataattcaaaattaattttaaatgaatcaatttaCTAGTAAACTATCCATATTGAACTTCATATGATGTCATGTAGGTAATGATTTTGGTGACCAGGGAAGTGTAGGTGTTATCGGGAAAGGCTAACTCCACCAGATCTTTACAATGTCAGTGGTTATAATGTGTCTATCCTCACTCTAATGTTACTGTAAACAATGTAACAAGATTGTATAATTGTACCTATGCATTGATTTATTAGATTGGGGGCTGTACAATATTAAAGAACTTGGAAATTAGAAACTCTGAAGCACATCATAAAAGTAGTCGCCATGCATGTTGTAGCGTATAAGCTGCATCTACACAGGTGCACAATTCAAACGTGAGTTGAATACATATCATAAAGACGGGACAcgtatttttcaaaaagccCTGTAAGTATTGTTTTACCGGTATCCAGTGCATGCTCCTTCCCGCCAAAAAGTACCCTCCCACGCTGCCTCTGTTTCTGCATGATGACTGTAATGCAAATATAAACGTATTAAGATATATCAGTGCAAACACACCTGAGGGTaaggtttttcttttaaacGAGTGATTTATGAGTACTCTATCTTAAACTTCTTGTTATATTTGACGTTATGCATTTTAAGGGTTGGTGTGTAACATTGGCAAAGGAATTCAAATGTTCAGACCGAGGGAATTTATAACTTTTTTGAAATTACAGTTGATTTAAAATCCGATTTTTAGGCTCTAAGGTTACGTTGCTCTGTGTTAAAGACACACGGACACTCaaagaaaagagaaacaaaCATACAAACAAAAAGCTCGCAGTCtcattcaaaattatatttgcaCATTTGATAAAGTCGTTCTAAGGACTGTCAAAACATAATGCACTCCTTTAGATCTTTGGAGACAGAATTACTAGCAGTAGGTCTGTATCCCCCAGTCTGAAAacattcggatggacgaccaaGGATGTCCaaccgaattttttttttcagaccgggagatacagacctgcagctaacaGCTAGAACTTTAGAGTTTTAAATGCAAGTAAagaagatgtacatgtaaatatgaaataaataatatagaGTATATTTTCCAACTATGAAcccattaaatgaaaattaaaatacacgCATGATATAAAAGgactaaaataatcaaaatatatatgatcttcaaaaataacaaataagtaACAATGGTTGTTACTTCTATAACAAGAATAACCTGAACGTGCATCTTATAATTTTAGCAAATATATTTACACCTGGTCGTGCAAAGATTAATAAAAATCGACTTTTGGTTTGACATGTAGTTA
The nucleotide sequence above comes from Magallana gigas chromosome 2, xbMagGiga1.1, whole genome shotgun sequence. Encoded proteins:
- the LOC105325848 gene encoding sodium/glucose cotransporter 4-like, encoding MAVAGTELEWGDILVIIGYFVVVIAVGIASSCRNRGSVGGYFLAGRSMHWIPVGLSLFASNIGSGHFVGLAGSGASNGIGVAVFELNAIFILMLLGWLFVPVYVAAGVFTMPEYLKKRFGGSRIRVYLSVLALLLYVFTKISADLFSGALFILRTFKGFDLYLAIIILLIIAALFTITGGLTAVIWTDSIQVLIMVIGAFILMVMSFVRVGGYEEVVRRFFEAYPNTTLLNYGNASYPYWKCGIPPENSMNLVRVYDDGSLPWPGIFFGLTISSVWYWCSDQVIVQRALAAKNIANAKAGTILAGYLKFTPLFLIVFPGMMSRILFPDTVGCADPDICERECGSRSGCTNIAYPDLVIEVMPAGLRGLMLSVMMSALISSLTSIFNSTSTIFTIDIYKRIRTHANDVELMIVGRLCVLVLVGISIAWIPVVQNVSELFHYIQAITSFLAPPVCAVYVLAVFWKRTNEPGAFYGLMIGLVVGLTRFIWEYAYSVPACGESGDNRPDIIKKVHYLHFGIILFAIVFFCTIIISLLTPPIPEKCLHRLTFWGRFDTAEREDIDAEKDQKELENRKHKVAFKNFAHVEEGQPIYKTALQWICGVEKMEAAIELTEEQQKALERKQNSIHESKNQKIVTSVNAVILMTLAVFLWGFYA